The Desulfovibrio legallii genome contains a region encoding:
- a CDS encoding beta-barrel assembly-enhancing protease produces MLQREALRRRTALLVLLAFFLSLCAPAPAAAFFFGGVGIKDEKEMGRKFDAMLRATLSVVEDPEVSLYVNKVVARLTAPMPPQPYTFKAAVILHNSLNAFAVPGGYVYVFTGLLMNLDREDELAGVLAHELAHVTQRHVASRLERAQYLTLGSLLLAIAGVAAGGPGGGALAVGAMGAGQSAMLNYSRMDENEADHIGLQYLVAAGYPPSGMVGGFKILRQKSWMSGTSVPTYLSTHPAIGDRINGLQARIQGMPKAVLDRKQDNRQFLRVKTLLWGRYGDPQAALQRFAGKDALSRMGAGMVLARQNRVAEAGAAFDQALAAAPEDPLVLREAGAFHYRKGDMSRAGDLLRKALRLDPRDYMAAFFYARMLDETGRAREAAPYYRDVLRAVPEDAEVHEAFGRSLGKAGDTASAYIHLAYSAIYANNRKMAERYVDQARSLAARGGDKRALQRLETVYKERKELWESN; encoded by the coding sequence GTGTTGCAACGTGAGGCCCTGCGCCGCCGTACCGCACTGCTGGTGCTGCTGGCCTTCTTCCTGAGCCTGTGCGCGCCAGCGCCTGCCGCGGCCTTTTTTTTCGGCGGCGTGGGCATCAAGGACGAAAAGGAGATGGGCCGCAAGTTTGACGCCATGCTGCGCGCCACCCTGAGCGTGGTGGAAGACCCGGAAGTAAGCCTCTACGTCAACAAGGTGGTGGCCCGGCTGACAGCCCCCATGCCGCCGCAGCCCTATACGTTCAAGGCCGCAGTCATCCTGCACAATTCGCTCAACGCCTTTGCCGTGCCCGGCGGGTATGTCTATGTGTTCACCGGTCTGCTCATGAATCTGGACCGGGAGGACGAGCTGGCCGGGGTGCTGGCCCACGAGCTGGCCCATGTGACGCAGCGGCATGTGGCCTCACGCCTGGAACGCGCCCAGTACCTCACCCTGGGCAGCCTTCTGCTGGCCATAGCCGGCGTGGCCGCGGGCGGGCCGGGCGGCGGGGCCCTGGCTGTGGGGGCCATGGGCGCGGGGCAGTCCGCCATGCTCAACTACAGCCGCATGGACGAAAACGAGGCCGACCACATCGGCCTGCAATACCTGGTGGCCGCGGGCTATCCGCCTTCGGGCATGGTGGGCGGCTTCAAAATCCTGCGGCAGAAAAGCTGGATGAGCGGTACCAGCGTGCCCACCTACCTTTCCACCCACCCGGCCATTGGCGACCGCATCAACGGCCTGCAGGCCCGCATCCAGGGCATGCCCAAGGCCGTGCTGGACAGAAAGCAGGACAACCGCCAGTTTTTGCGGGTCAAGACCCTGCTCTGGGGGCGCTACGGCGACCCGCAGGCAGCGCTGCAGCGCTTTGCGGGCAAGGACGCCCTCTCGCGCATGGGCGCGGGCATGGTGCTGGCCCGGCAGAACCGCGTGGCCGAGGCCGGCGCGGCCTTTGATCAGGCCCTGGCCGCCGCTCCGGAAGATCCCCTGGTGCTGCGCGAGGCCGGGGCCTTCCACTACCGCAAAGGGGACATGAGCCGGGCCGGGGATTTGCTGCGCAAAGCCCTGCGCCTGGACCCGCGCGACTACATGGCCGCCTTTTTTTACGCCCGCATGCTGGATGAGACGGGCCGCGCCCGCGAGGCCGCGCCCTATTACAGGGACGTGCTGCGCGCCGTGCCCGAGGACGCCGAAGTGCACGAGGCCTTCGGCCGCTCCCTGGGCAAGGCGGGCGATACGGCAAGCGCCTATATCCACCTGGCCTACAGCGCCATCTACGCCAACAACCGCAAAATGGCCGAGCGCTATGTGGATCAGGCCCGCTCCCTGGCCGCCCGGGGCGGCGACAAGCGGGCGTTGCAACGCCTGGAAACCGTGTATAAGGAACGCAAGGAACTGTGGGAATCGAACTGA
- a CDS encoding lipoprotein insertase outer membrane protein LolB, with protein MKHLTPLLLCALALLCACARQPVMEAPSPEARARLEQTWQRYVAADDAVAPAPYRLQLSLRFGTEGDTRRVTALFWGNGQRKLRMDVMAGVGATVANILEDGQHFLVFAPNERKAYFHQGANKPLLQVGVPVPFNLDHLADLLNGRYAQVFGREYADAAVQADAQSRYTLEGKPGGSLTLNAQGLPVAWRENAHGKDGWSMEILYTDDARPLPRRLNLTHTNGKRAIVLVKEREKPTQAFTEAQLSLPLPADVPLLPLSQFKQR; from the coding sequence ATGAAGCACCTTACCCCCCTTCTGCTCTGCGCCCTGGCCCTGCTCTGCGCCTGCGCCCGTCAGCCCGTCATGGAGGCGCCCTCGCCCGAGGCCCGCGCCCGTCTGGAACAGACCTGGCAACGTTATGTGGCCGCCGACGACGCTGTAGCGCCCGCCCCTTACCGCCTGCAGCTGAGTCTGCGCTTCGGCACGGAGGGCGATACCCGCCGGGTCACGGCCCTGTTCTGGGGCAACGGGCAGCGCAAGCTACGCATGGACGTCATGGCCGGCGTGGGGGCCACCGTGGCCAATATCCTGGAGGACGGCCAGCACTTTCTGGTCTTTGCCCCCAACGAACGCAAGGCCTATTTCCACCAGGGGGCCAACAAGCCCCTCCTCCAGGTGGGCGTGCCCGTGCCCTTTAACCTGGACCACCTGGCAGACCTGCTCAACGGCCGCTACGCCCAGGTTTTCGGCCGCGAATACGCCGACGCCGCCGTGCAGGCCGACGCCCAGAGCCGCTACACCCTGGAAGGCAAGCCCGGCGGCAGCCTGACCCTCAACGCCCAGGGCCTGCCCGTGGCCTGGCGCGAAAACGCCCACGGCAAAGACGGCTGGAGCATGGAAATCCTCTATACGGACGACGCCCGGCCCCTGCCCCGCCGCCTGAACCTGACCCACACCAACGGCAAACGCGCCATCGTGCTGGTCAAGGAACGGGAAAAGCCGACCCAGGCCTTCACCGAAGCCCAGCTTTCCCTGCCCCTGCCCGCGGACGTGCCCCTGCTGCCCCTTTCGCAATTCAAGCAACGCTGA
- the ispE gene encoding 4-(cytidine 5'-diphospho)-2-C-methyl-D-erythritol kinase, with translation MNILVAGCKINLGLRIIGRRADGYHELDSLFCPLARPCDRLRLRVTEGRGLHVRCDAPGLNPEDNTLTRAYAAFAAATDAADLPGLEITLRKGIPLGSGLGGGSSDAAALLRWLNARAPRPLDQAALTAVGLRVGADVPFFLQPGPELKPCRVRGVGEIVEPAGAHLAGLRLVLVCPPASVSTAQAYADFDAAPKAAPAPDGPNDLTKADAGANGTFLSEARPAVDLHNDLEAVVFARHPQLGAIKAQLLRLGAFAAAMSGSGSSIIGLFQLEALVEARAAAALLQEEGWRVYAHTL, from the coding sequence ATGAACATTCTGGTAGCCGGCTGCAAGATCAATCTGGGGTTGCGCATCATCGGGCGACGGGCCGACGGGTACCATGAGCTGGATTCGCTCTTCTGCCCGCTGGCGCGGCCCTGCGACCGCCTGCGCCTGCGGGTGACGGAGGGCCGCGGGCTGCATGTCCGCTGCGATGCGCCGGGACTGAACCCGGAGGATAATACTCTTACCCGCGCCTACGCGGCCTTTGCGGCGGCCACAGACGCGGCAGACCTGCCGGGGCTGGAAATCACGCTGCGCAAGGGCATTCCCCTGGGCTCCGGCCTGGGCGGCGGCAGCAGCGACGCCGCAGCCCTTTTGCGCTGGCTCAACGCCCGCGCGCCGCGCCCCCTGGACCAGGCGGCCCTGACGGCCGTGGGCCTGCGGGTGGGGGCGGACGTGCCCTTCTTTTTGCAGCCGGGGCCGGAGCTCAAACCCTGCCGGGTGCGGGGCGTGGGCGAAATTGTGGAACCGGCGGGCGCGCACCTGGCGGGCTTGCGCCTGGTGCTGGTCTGTCCCCCGGCAAGCGTCAGCACGGCCCAGGCCTACGCGGACTTTGACGCCGCTCCAAAGGCAGCGCCCGCGCCCGATGGCCCAAACGACTTGACAAAGGCGGACGCCGGGGCTAATGGAACGTTTCTCTCCGAGGCGCGGCCGGCGGTGGACCTGCACAACGACCTGGAGGCCGTCGTGTTTGCCCGCCACCCGCAGCTGGGGGCCATTAAGGCCCAATTGCTGCGCCTGGGCGCCTTTGCGGCGGCCATGAGCGGCAGCGGCTCGTCCATAATCGGGCTTTTCCAACTGGAAGCCCTGGTGGAAGCGCGCGCCGCGGCGGCCCTGCTGCAGGAGGAGGGCTGGCGCGTCTACGCGCATACGCTGTGA
- a CDS encoding tetratricopeptide repeat protein: MKRKHLALLCALVLAALTPFSLLGCGGCAGSRHDENNAKDKTAPAAASAAPSAAQTVRPAPARAPEALSPEALDTYAFLVYAYGLNNEDESALAAAAPLMARARIPAGVWLEGGVWLVSRKSPVAVPYLEEALRAWPEDMSLNLLHAEALADQGQAARGVALMRDYLKKRPDSLDARLELALLLVKDKQFTEAEALLNAIPEQQRTPLVDYYHARALLGMDRPEAAIPYLQKAVKKTPDFVEALAELAFVYEQRGNLTAARAAYEKLLKLDFSPQDVLLRLIHISLRLNQPERALKYMRQGPDNAPFKLTVASMLMDSRHYLQAERLLKQLAAQGNVPDEVYLLLADLTYAQRRELDAALAWLDQIPAQSKAARRAALLRAQLQADAGQNEAALATVRARRKTADAPDLCDAEIRILARLKRLPEALTAAKAGVALWPDQAELAFLLGSVLDESGDKKAAMEVMEKVIALQPDNYQALNYVGYTLAEQNRDLERAVRLLARANELSPDQSYIVDSLAWALFKSGKLDEALAEIRRAVKLDERVDPSIWEHYGDIAARMGLKDEARAAYRKALELKPANAESLRQRLSQL, encoded by the coding sequence ATGAAACGTAAACACCTTGCCCTGCTCTGCGCCCTGGTTCTGGCGGCGCTGACGCCTTTTTCCCTTCTGGGCTGCGGCGGCTGCGCCGGCTCCCGCCACGACGAAAACAACGCCAAGGACAAAACAGCCCCGGCCGCCGCCAGCGCCGCGCCCTCCGCCGCGCAGACCGTGCGGCCCGCCCCCGCCCGCGCGCCCGAGGCCCTCTCGCCCGAGGCCCTCGATACCTACGCCTTCCTGGTCTACGCCTACGGCCTGAACAACGAGGACGAAAGCGCCCTGGCCGCGGCCGCGCCCCTCATGGCCCGCGCCCGCATCCCCGCCGGGGTCTGGCTGGAAGGCGGCGTGTGGCTGGTGAGCCGCAAATCGCCCGTGGCCGTGCCCTATCTGGAAGAAGCCCTGCGCGCCTGGCCGGAAGACATGTCCCTCAACCTGCTGCACGCCGAGGCCCTGGCGGACCAGGGGCAGGCCGCACGCGGCGTGGCTCTTATGCGGGACTACCTGAAAAAACGCCCCGATTCGCTGGACGCCCGCCTGGAGCTGGCCCTGCTGCTGGTCAAGGACAAGCAGTTCACCGAGGCCGAAGCCCTGCTCAACGCCATCCCGGAGCAGCAGCGCACCCCCCTGGTAGACTACTACCACGCCCGCGCCCTCCTGGGCATGGACCGCCCGGAGGCGGCCATCCCCTATCTGCAGAAAGCCGTCAAAAAAACGCCGGACTTCGTGGAAGCCCTGGCGGAGCTGGCCTTTGTTTACGAGCAGCGCGGTAACCTCACAGCCGCGCGCGCGGCCTACGAAAAGCTGCTCAAACTGGATTTCTCGCCCCAGGACGTGCTGCTGCGGCTCATCCACATTTCCTTGCGCCTGAACCAGCCGGAACGGGCCCTCAAGTACATGCGCCAGGGGCCGGACAACGCCCCCTTCAAACTCACCGTGGCCAGCATGCTTATGGATTCGCGCCACTACCTCCAGGCCGAACGGCTGCTCAAGCAGCTGGCGGCCCAGGGCAACGTGCCCGATGAAGTGTATCTGCTGCTGGCGGACCTTACCTACGCCCAGCGGCGCGAGCTGGATGCGGCCCTGGCCTGGCTGGATCAGATCCCCGCGCAAAGCAAGGCCGCCCGGCGCGCCGCGCTCCTGCGGGCCCAGCTCCAGGCCGATGCGGGGCAGAACGAAGCGGCCCTGGCCACCGTGCGCGCGCGCCGCAAAACCGCGGACGCCCCCGATCTCTGCGACGCCGAAATCCGCATCCTGGCCCGGCTCAAGCGTCTGCCCGAGGCCCTGACCGCCGCCAAGGCCGGCGTGGCCCTCTGGCCCGACCAGGCGGAGCTCGCCTTCCTGCTGGGCTCAGTGCTGGACGAATCGGGTGACAAAAAGGCCGCCATGGAAGTCATGGAAAAGGTCATCGCCCTGCAGCCGGACAACTATCAGGCCCTCAACTATGTGGGCTATACCCTGGCGGAACAGAACCGCGACCTGGAGCGGGCCGTGCGCCTGCTGGCGCGGGCCAACGAGCTTTCGCCCGATCAATCTTATATTGTGGATTCCCTGGCCTGGGCCCTGTTCAAATCCGGCAAGCTGGACGAAGCCCTGGCCGAAATCCGCCGCGCCGTCAAACTGGACGAGCGCGTGGATCCTTCCATCTGGGAGCACTACGGCGACATCGCCGCGCGCATGGGCCTCAAGGACGAAGCCCGCGCCGCCTACCGCAAAGCCCTGGAACTCAAACCCGCCAACGCCGAGTCCCTCCGGCAGCGGCTGTCACAACTATGA
- the hslV gene encoding ATP-dependent protease subunit HslV: MDTHATTILAVRANGRTALAGDGQVTLGQNMIMKHGAQKVRRLDDGRILAGFAGATADAFTLFELFEAKLKELRGHMARAAVEMTKEWRKDKYLRKLEAMLLLADKEHILLLSGTGDVIEPDDNVAAIGSGGPYALAAARALTRHSNLDAETVARESLRIASEICVYTNDHITVEVL, encoded by the coding sequence ATGGACACGCACGCCACAACCATTCTGGCTGTCCGCGCCAACGGGCGGACGGCGCTGGCCGGAGACGGCCAGGTGACCCTGGGTCAGAACATGATCATGAAGCACGGCGCGCAGAAAGTGCGCCGCCTGGACGACGGCCGGATTCTGGCGGGTTTTGCCGGGGCCACGGCCGACGCCTTCACCCTTTTTGAATTGTTTGAGGCCAAACTCAAGGAGCTGCGCGGGCACATGGCGCGCGCCGCCGTGGAAATGACCAAGGAGTGGCGCAAGGACAAATACCTGCGCAAGCTGGAGGCCATGCTGCTGCTGGCGGACAAGGAGCACATCCTGCTGCTCTCAGGCACGGGCGACGTCATTGAGCCCGACGACAACGTGGCCGCCATCGGCAGCGGCGGCCCCTACGCCCTGGCCGCGGCCCGGGCCCTCACCCGGCACAGCAATCTGGACGCCGAGACTGTGGCCCGGGAATCTCTGCGCATCGCTTCGGAAATCTGCGTCTACACCAACGATCATATAACTGTAGAGGTTCTGTAA
- the cysS gene encoding cysteine--tRNA ligase gives MQLYNSLGRKKELFVPVRPGKVQMYVCGITAYDYCHIGHARSALVFDVLARHLRRLGLKVLFVRNFTDVDDKIINRAQREQRDWREVAQTYIDAFHEDMDRLGVVRADAEPRATDYIPKIIELCAKLIAEGAAYATPSGDVYFRVRAYPAYGKLSGRSLDELLSGARVAPGEEKEDPLDFAVWKAAKPGEPFWESPWGKGRPGWHVECSAMSAPYLPLDIHGGGQDLVFPHHENEIAQSEAACHCELARYWIHNGFVQVNAEKMSKSLGNFKTIRDILQSYLPETLRFFLLGKHYRSPIDFSAAGMDEAEKAQHRVYASLLAARQALTRAKWKKTPLPPALLEEWRPLAPSFAAALDDDLNTAQALGQIFSQVRLVNRLLEDPGLRAGEEARALLEAFLANAREWDAQLGLFGQEPEAFLNALRALRARRRGIDAAQVEALLEERRTARAAKDFARSDSLRQALQELGVSVRDTPQGQAWDLE, from the coding sequence ATGCAGCTCTACAATTCCCTGGGCCGGAAAAAGGAACTTTTCGTGCCGGTGCGCCCCGGCAAAGTGCAGATGTACGTCTGCGGCATCACGGCCTATGACTACTGCCACATCGGCCACGCCCGCTCGGCCCTGGTCTTTGACGTCCTGGCCCGCCACCTGCGCCGCCTGGGCCTCAAGGTGCTCTTTGTGCGCAACTTCACCGACGTGGACGACAAAATCATCAACCGCGCCCAACGCGAACAGCGCGACTGGCGCGAAGTGGCGCAGACCTATATTGACGCCTTTCATGAGGATATGGACCGCCTGGGCGTGGTGCGCGCCGATGCGGAGCCCCGCGCCACGGACTACATCCCCAAGATCATTGAGCTCTGCGCCAAACTGATTGCGGAGGGCGCGGCCTACGCCACGCCATCGGGCGACGTCTACTTCCGGGTGCGGGCCTACCCCGCCTACGGCAAACTCTCCGGCCGCAGCCTGGACGAGCTGCTCTCCGGCGCGCGGGTGGCCCCCGGCGAGGAAAAAGAAGACCCCCTGGACTTCGCCGTGTGGAAGGCCGCCAAGCCTGGCGAACCCTTCTGGGAAAGCCCCTGGGGCAAGGGCCGCCCCGGCTGGCATGTGGAGTGTTCGGCCATGAGCGCCCCTTACCTGCCCCTGGATATCCACGGCGGCGGCCAGGACCTGGTCTTTCCGCACCATGAGAATGAAATCGCCCAGTCCGAGGCCGCCTGTCACTGCGAGCTGGCCCGCTACTGGATCCACAACGGCTTTGTGCAGGTCAACGCCGAAAAAATGTCCAAATCCCTGGGCAACTTCAAAACCATCCGGGACATCCTGCAAAGCTACCTGCCGGAAACTCTGCGCTTCTTCCTTCTGGGCAAGCACTACCGCAGCCCCATTGATTTCAGCGCCGCGGGCATGGACGAGGCGGAAAAGGCCCAGCACCGCGTCTATGCCTCGCTGCTGGCGGCGCGCCAGGCCCTGACGCGCGCCAAATGGAAAAAAACGCCTCTGCCCCCGGCCCTGCTGGAAGAATGGCGCCCCCTGGCGCCCTCCTTTGCGGCCGCTCTGGACGACGACCTCAATACAGCGCAGGCCCTGGGCCAGATTTTTTCCCAGGTGCGGCTGGTCAACCGTCTGCTGGAAGACCCCGGCCTGCGCGCCGGAGAAGAAGCCCGCGCCCTGCTGGAAGCCTTTCTGGCCAACGCCCGCGAATGGGACGCCCAGCTGGGGCTCTTCGGCCAGGAGCCGGAAGCCTTTCTCAACGCCCTGCGCGCCCTGCGCGCCCGTCGGCGCGGCATTGATGCGGCGCAGGTGGAAGCCCTGCTGGAAGAACGCCGTACGGCCCGCGCCGCCAAAGACTTTGCCCGCTCCGACAGCCTGCGTCAGGCGCTGCAGGAGCTGGGCGTGAGCGTGCGCGACACCCCGCAGGGCCAGGCCTGGGATCTGGAATAG
- a CDS encoding sigma-70 family RNA polymerase sigma factor — protein MKKNSKTAAPARSGDPVPAKGAPARPEAEAASVEILEAPRPRPQRARRARAGAKPDRPRKTTTDGPAPDAKGPVLDVDDLNGHDGSDAEPDPEDLPTDLPDDLADAAPEEAPAPLALEEDDADDLPAPAAPRLPAVGPRDSLRLYLREVSRFPMLKPEEEHELALRVRDHNDPDAAFRLVSSHLRLVVRIAMDFQRRWMQNVLDLVQEGNVGLMRAVNKFDPDKGIKFSYYASFWIKAYILKFIMDNWRMVKIGTTQVQRKLFYNLNRERQKLIMQGFDPDAAMLSERLGVSPEQIEEMDQRLAGNDVSLNAQVGEESGGATRMDFLPALGPGIEDSLASDEIAGLLRSRLKTIIPKLNEKELYILNNRLLTDEPVTLREIGERYNVTRERVRQLETRLLEKIRQHLAGDIKDFSDAWIQS, from the coding sequence ATGAAAAAAAATAGCAAGACAGCCGCCCCGGCCCGGTCCGGGGATCCCGTGCCCGCCAAGGGCGCCCCCGCCCGGCCTGAAGCGGAAGCGGCGTCGGTGGAGATTCTGGAAGCCCCCCGGCCCAGGCCGCAACGCGCCCGACGGGCGCGCGCCGGAGCAAAGCCTGACCGCCCCCGAAAAACGACGACGGACGGCCCGGCCCCGGACGCCAAAGGCCCGGTGCTGGACGTGGACGACCTGAACGGCCACGACGGCTCGGACGCGGAGCCCGATCCCGAAGATCTGCCGACGGACCTGCCCGATGACCTGGCGGACGCCGCGCCGGAGGAGGCCCCCGCGCCCTTGGCCCTGGAGGAAGACGACGCCGACGACCTGCCCGCCCCGGCCGCCCCGCGCCTGCCCGCTGTGGGCCCGCGCGACAGTCTGCGCCTTTACCTGCGCGAAGTCAGCCGCTTCCCCATGCTCAAGCCTGAAGAAGAGCACGAGCTGGCCCTGCGCGTGCGTGACCATAACGACCCCGACGCGGCCTTCCGCCTGGTCTCCTCCCACCTGCGGCTGGTGGTGCGCATCGCCATGGATTTTCAACGCCGCTGGATGCAGAACGTCCTGGACCTGGTGCAGGAAGGCAACGTGGGCCTTATGCGCGCGGTCAACAAATTCGACCCGGACAAAGGCATCAAATTTTCCTACTACGCCTCCTTCTGGATCAAGGCCTACATCCTCAAGTTCATCATGGACAACTGGCGCATGGTCAAAATCGGCACCACCCAGGTGCAGCGCAAGCTGTTCTATAACCTGAACCGGGAGCGGCAGAAGCTCATCATGCAGGGCTTTGATCCGGACGCGGCCATGCTTTCGGAGCGCCTGGGCGTGAGCCCGGAGCAGATCGAAGAAATGGACCAGCGCCTGGCCGGCAACGACGTTTCCCTCAACGCCCAGGTGGGCGAAGAAAGCGGCGGGGCCACGCGCATGGACTTTCTGCCCGCCCTGGGCCCCGGCATAGAAGACAGCCTGGCCTCGGACGAAATCGCGGGATTGCTGCGCTCCCGCCTCAAGACCATCATCCCAAAATTGAACGAAAAAGAGCTCTACATCCTCAACAACCGCCTGCTCACGGACGAACCCGTCACCTTGCGCGAGATAGGCGAACGGTATAACGTCACGCGCGAGCGCGTCCGTCAGCTGGAGACGCGGCTGCTGGAAAAAATCCGCCAGCACCTGGCCGGGGACATCAAGGATTTTTCAGACGCATGGATACAATCCTGA
- the rpiB gene encoding ribose 5-phosphate isomerase B has protein sequence MRTIHIASDHAGFALKGLLTRHLEQQGYAVNDHGTHSTESCDYPVLAHALATAVEAEPDALGILICGTGIGVSITANRHPGIRAALCATELQARLAREHNNANVLCLGARITGDELARAITDAFLDGSFAGGRHQRRLDRINLPA, from the coding sequence ATGCGCACCATCCATATCGCCTCGGACCACGCCGGATTCGCCCTCAAAGGTCTGCTGACCCGGCACCTGGAGCAGCAAGGCTATGCCGTCAACGACCACGGCACCCACTCCACGGAAAGCTGCGACTACCCCGTGCTGGCCCACGCCCTGGCCACCGCCGTGGAGGCCGAGCCCGATGCCCTGGGCATCCTCATCTGCGGCACGGGCATCGGCGTTTCCATTACGGCCAACCGCCACCCCGGCATCCGCGCCGCGCTCTGCGCCACGGAGCTGCAGGCCCGCCTCGCCCGCGAGCACAACAACGCCAACGTGCTCTGCCTGGGCGCGCGCATCACCGGCGACGAGCTGGCCCGCGCCATTACGGACGCCTTCCTGGACGGCAGCTTCGCCGGGGGGCGGCACCAGCGCCGCCTGGACCGCATTAACCTGCCCGCCTGA